A segment of the Pseudonocardia sp. T1-2H genome:
GGAGGTGCTCGTGTGTGGTCGCGACATCGTTGTTGAGCCATCGGCTGTTGTGCGCGAAAACGGCGTATCCGGCCTCCAGGAAGTCGACGATCTGGAAGTGCCGCTGGACGTCCACCCTGGGGTGGGAGAACGTGACCACCGTGCGCGAGGGGCGCGACGGCGTGTAGAGCATCGCGCGGATCTCCGCGCCATCACTGGTGAACAGGCTGATCAATTCGCCTGAGCATCCGGTGGGCAATGACGAGAACGTCGTGTACCGCGTCCGCTTGAGATAGGCATCGGTCTGGTCCTGGTTGGCTCCCTGCGCCATGCGGCTGCAGCCTTCCTCTCGGTTCTGCGTGCCGTGCCTACGGTGTGACGGGCATCAGCTGGTCGGAGAACGTCGCCCAGTAGTTCGGGTCCTCCGCGCGGGTGAAGGCCTCGGTCCACCTCAGCGGCTTCTCGGCGTCGATGTTCACCAGGAAGGCGTCCATCCGGTCCGCCTTCTTCGCGCCCTCGAAGGCCCGGGGGTTAGGACCGTGGTGGATGCCGGCCGGATGCAGGGTCAGCGTCGCCGCGCCCTGGTCCTCCGCGCGGGACATCAAGCGCCCGGAGTGGGTAAACACGACCTCGTCGTAGTCGACGTTGCGGTGATAGGCCGGGACGCGCTCGGCGTCCGGTGCGGTCTCGAAAGGCTTGGGCTGGAACGTCACGACCCAGAAACCCGGGCACTGGAACGTCGCATACGTGGAGGGCGGCAGGTGGGTGCGCTCGGAGTACGGGGCACGCAGGTCCCTGACGTTGAGCTTGAAGGGGCAGAGGTTACCGGTCCAGCCGACGGCGTCGAGCGGACAGAAGTCGTAGAAGACGCTCGTCCACTCGTCGGCCCGCTTGATGCGCACCTCGTACTCGCTGCCCTCGTCGAGAATCGGCTGGGGATCCGGACCCTGCAGCAGGGCGAAGTCGAACGGCACGTGCTGGCCCAGCATTCCCCGCTCGGGAAAGCCCGTGGGTCCTTTTCGGGACTCGATGATGAGGAAGAAGTTGTCGGGCGTCTCGGGCACGATCCGGTAATTCGTACCCTTCGGGATGACCACGTAGTCGCCGGTCTCGTACGTCAATGGGCCGTAATCGCTCTCCACCGTGCCGGCGCCATCGTGGACGAAGTAGATTTCGTCACCGTCCGCGTTGCGCATATAGTACGACATGGGCGCCCGCCGACGCGACACGTACACGTGAACGTCGTCGTTGTACAGGATCCGGGTCGGCACGCCCCCGGGATCGGCCATGTCCGTCGGCTCCACCGCCAGGGTGTCCATCGCCCGCGGCTTCAGGTTGCCCTCGATCCGCGCCCACCGGGTGGGTGGATGCACCCGATACAGCATCGACGCCTCGCCGGCGAACCCGTCCCGGCCGTGTTCGTCCTCGTAGGTTCCCTCCGGCCACCCGGTGCGTCCCTGCTTCGACGTGGTGCCCTTAGCGTGCCGAATGATCATCGCGATGCACTTCCCTCCGCACGTGAGGCCCACCGCAAGCCGTTGGCCGCTCGTCGCCTGCGAACGCTGATGCGGACCGACTGACATCTGGACCGGGCTTGAATCCGCCGGCGACGGGCGATAATCGCTCGATATGGGCGTATTTCGCTCTACGGACTATGGCATGGATCACTGCTGGTGTCTATAGATCAATGCGCTCCGGACCTCAGGGCCGCACTTGCGGCCGCTCGCGGCGTGGGGATCCGCAGACCAGCCCTGGCGCAACCAAGGCAGGGAGAGGGCTAGCTAGACCTGGGCCCAGCTCACGTCATCAGCCGGGGCCGTACTGGCGGGGGGACACGCGGGGCGGCGACCGGCGGGCGCCGGGGATGAAGGACCGGGCCATTACTCTGGTCGCGGGCAGGATGATCACGTGTGCGGGGGGTGAGCGCTCAGTGCATCGCGCAGGTGATCGTGCTAACCGTGCGTGGTACCTGAGTGGGCGAACTGGCAGGTCTTGATAATCACTTTTTGTCCTCCGAAGAAGCTGACCTTAAGAGATCGCAACTGGTCCCGGAGATCGCCGTACAGGCCATCAATCGACGTTAGATCAGATCGCCGATGCGGTCGGCGTACCGCCGCACCTGTCTCGCCGAGGGTGAGTCAGGGCACAGCTCGTCTTCCAGTCCGAGCCCCGATAGCACCAGCGTGCTCCGAGGACGGCCGTAGCGCGGAAAGATGACTGCGGCGATGGCGCAGTGGCCCTGCTGATCGGGGCGACGCTGGAAATCCACGCCGCCCGCGGCCCGGATGGCGATCAGCCGTGGCTCGAGCTTGCGACCTTGCTCCGCCCCGACCGTATCGGCGATCTCTTCACGAGACATATAAGCGAGCAGGGCTCGACCCGAGGCGGACTCGCCGACCGGAAACCGTGAGCCAACGTCGAAGACGAGATCAAGGCTCATGCCGGGGTTCCACACTTGGTCGACAAGGAGTAGCTCCCGGTGCACGACTGCGGCGATCGAAACCATCAACTGCCGCTCACCTAGCGCGCGGACGAAGTCCGACATATACGGCAATGCGGCCGAGCGCAGGGAAAGCCTCTCGCGATAGGCATTGCCAAAGACGAGCGCCCGTGGGCCGATCAGGTAGCCGCCCCCGGGGCGGGCTCGACGAACTCCTCGGCCTCCAACGTCCGGAGGATCCGACGAACGATCGTGCGGTCCACCCCGAGGCTCGCAGCGAGATCGACGATTGACCGAGGGTCCGGTTGAGTAGCAAGAGCCTGCAGGACCGCGACCGCCCGCTCGACCGATTGCAGCACTGAGCGCTTGTCCGCGGAGGGCCGGCCAGACGGGGTTGCCGAGGATGGATCTACGTCGGGGGGCCCGGCCATGGGGCGGAGTCTATGGCCAGACCCGCCGGCTCCGGAGGATGGCCGGGACGGGACCCCGCCACACCGGGCCGAGCGGCAATGAGCTCGGCGTGGACGTACTGGGAATCTCGGTGGCCGATGACGCCGCATCAGCAGTGGGTCCGCGCCTCATCCCGACCCCGCGAACTGCGGAGGAGAACCCCGATGTCTGACCAGTCGACCGGAGCCCTCGACCACTGGCTCACCCCGCCGCCTCCACCGTCCCCGCGCAGTCCCGCTTCGGCGGCGACGGCGCCGTACCAGCCGGTGCCGAGGACGTCGGAGGCGGCGAGCAGGCTTGGAATCAGGTCGTCAGAGGGGTGTCGGGGGTGGCGACCAGGGTGCCGTCGGCTGCTGGCAAGACGGCGTCACCTACGACCCCGCCCGCCACGGCGGCGCCCACCGCCTTCGCGGTCCATCATCTCCGTCAGCGGCGTGACCCATCCGGGGTCGGCTCTGCCCAGACGCCGTAACGCTGTCTCGGACCCGGGTCGGTCAGGGCAGCGTGAGGGCCGAATCCGGGGGTTTGACCGGCGAGGACGCGGGCGGGCGGCTCGGGCGGGCGAGGGCGCCGATCTCGTCGTCGAGCTGATCAGGAGCCTGTGAGCTGTTCGTTGAAGGCCATGAAATCGAGGCACCCCCACCGTTCGACGATCTTGTCGTTCGCGATGCGGAAGATGTGGATTCCGCGCAGCCGCAGGACCTTGCCGTCGGGCGGCGCACCGAACAGCTCGCCGGTGCGGGTGCCCCAGGCGTGGAAGTACTCGACGACGAGGTCACCTTCGGCGATGTAGTGGTCGGCCTCGCTGCGCCAGTCGGGCACCGCAGCCCGCATGATCTGGCCTGCCTGGCGGAAGCCCTCGACGCCCTCGGGCGCGCCGGGGAACGGCGGGTCGTGGTTGACGAAGTCGGGCGCGACGTAGCGGTCGACTGCCGTGAGGTCGCCCTTGGTGAAGAGCTCCTGGATGAAGCTCTCGACGAGGTGCTTGTTGCGGGTGAGCTGATCGGTGGTCATACCGAGAAGGGTCCGGCCGCCCGGTCGGGGCGACCATCCCAACTAAGTGGGGTTTCCCGGGCGGACCGCTGCCGCGACACTGGACGCGTGGCCGACATCGGCAGCGCCGAGCGCGGAGTGCTGCGCGTCTGCCGCAGCGGCCTCGACGTAACCGAGCTGCAGCGGCAGGTGCTGGCGGCACTGCGCCGGGCGATGACGATCGACGCCGCGTTCTTCGCGACCGCCGACCCGGAGACCCTGCTGTTCACCGGCGCGCACAGCGAGGACCCGCTCATCGCGATGGCCCCGATGTTCCTCGACAACGAGCTGAGCGGCCACGACGTCAACACGTTCCCGGAGCTGGTGCGCGCCCCGGGGCACGTCCGGTCGCTGGACACCGCCACCCAAAGCGCCTGGGGCCAGAGCGCCCGCTACCGCGACATCATGCGCCCGGTCGGCCTCGGCGACGAGCTGCGCGCCGCGTTGGTCGTCGGCGGCCACTGCTGGGGCTATCTGTGCCTGCACCGCGAGGACGGCGCGCTCGGCTTCACCGCCGCCGAGGCCGACCTCGTCCGCCGCCTCGCCCCGCGCATCGCGCACGCCCTGCGCCAGGCCGTCCTGCTGCACCGGCCCGTCCCGGACGCAGAGCGCCGCCCGGGCGTCGTGGTGATCGACGAGCAGATGGAGCTCGTGGCCAGCACCCCCGAGGCCGACGCCCTGCTCCCGCTCATCGGGCACGGCTCCACCCGGCTGCCGCTGCCGGTCGGCGTGTACTCCGTCGCCGCCGCCCTCGCGACGGCCGACCGGCCGCCGAGCCTTCGGGTGCGCGCGGCGACCGGCGGCTGGCTCAGCCTGCACGCCTCCAAGCTGTCCTCGCCCACCGAGACCCGCGTCGCCGTGGTCATCGAGCCCGCCGAGCCGCAGTCGACGCTGGGTGTGCTGCTGGCCGCCTACGGCCTCACCGCGCGGGAGCTGGACATCGCCCGGCACGTGCTGCGCGGCGACTCCACCAGGGCCATCGCGAACACGCTGCACATCTCCGCGCACACGGTGCAGGACCACCTCAAGTCGGTGTTCGACAAGGTCGGCGTGCGCAGCCGTCGCGACCTCGTCGGACGGCTACTCGCCGGGGGTTAGCCCGGGCATGCTGGCTCCGCTCGCCGAACACCTCGTTGACGACACATCGCTGAACCCGTCCGCGACACTGCGTGAGCGCGGGTCCGGCCAGGTCGGGCGCGTTGCTGACGTAGACCGCCGAGCGCAGCAGTCAAAGACGCCTGCTCGAAACGAATCGTGGGCTACTCCATCAACGCCCGCATGACCTCCGAACTCGCCGTCACTGCGCTACGCAACGCCATCGCACTACGCGATCCCGCCGCGACAGCGATCGTGCACTCCGACCGGGCGCAGCTAGTTCCGATCACACGCCTACCAGCGCGTTCTGCGCGACGCGCAACTACGCGGCTCGATGGGCCGAGTGGGAACCTGCGCCGACAACGCGGATCGAGACCACCTACCACCGCCGCCGACGCCAACGCCACTCTCGGCCGCCTCACGCCTATCGAGTTCGAGATAATGCTCAGCACCGCTCACGCGGCCTGACCCACCTACCGAACCGGAGTCAACTGAAGTCTGGGCAGTCCAAATTCCTGACTCAGGACACTAGAGCCGCCTAGCAGATCCATCCGCATCAACTCGCCATCACCACGCCTCACCGCTTATCCCGCCCTATGGAGTCCGTGCGACTGCGCGGGTACACAAAGCAATCTGACAGAAAAAGTGCGGAATTTCAGGTAGACCGTTAACCTCTTCTACATGCTGGACGTGCGGAGAATGCAGGTACTCAGAGCGGTCGTCACCAGTGGGTCTGTCACGGCAGCTGCCGCCAACCTCGGCTACACGCCATCAGCCGTCAGTCAACAGGTGGCGGCGTTGGAGAAGCAGGCTGGTATTGCGCTGCTCGAACGCGTGGGTCGGGGCGTGCAGCCGACGGCAGCCGGCCTATTGCTCACGAAACACGCCGACACCATCAGCAGGTTCGTCGCGGAGGCAGAGACAGAACTAGCCGACCTACAGGCCGGACGCACCGGGCGGTTGACCATCCGCTACTTCGCCACCGCGGGCGCGAGTCTGGTTGCGCCCGCGCTGGCCACGTTCCGTCGCGAACGCCCCGGCGTGCAGGTCGATCTGAAACTGGCCGATCCCGAGGATCCGCTGCCGGAGGTGATGCGGGGGCGTGCCGATCTCGCGATCGTCGTCCGGCCACCCCACGGTTTCGCTGAGGGCGTCCGCCTCGTGCACCTGCTCGACGACCCCTACCGCGTCGTGCTTCCCCGAGGGCACCGCCTCGCAGGGAAGCCCGTCGTGGAACTCGCCGACCTCGGGGACGAGCCATGGGTGGGCAGCGAGCTGCCGATCGGCCCCTGCTTCGAGGTCGTGTCCCAGGCGTGCGCCGCGGCGGGTTTCAGCCCGAGCTTCGTGGTGCAGAGCGAGGACCACGCCACCGCACAGGGGTTCGTCGCCGCTGGTGTCGGGATCAGCCTGATCCCTCGGCTAGGACTGCAAAGTCCGCATCCGGACGTGCTCATCCGCGAGATCCGCAGACCGGAACCGATCAGGGCGATCCATGCAGTATTGCGAGAGGCAGCCCCAGCCCAGTCCATAGTGCGCTCCTTCGTTGAGACCCTGCGACAGACCGCGGGCGATCACCAACGCGACCAGGGCACGGCGGGCCAAGGCTGAACTCACCGGTCCAATGCGTGACGCTCACCCGAACCGCAGATAAGGGGTCCCACTGGCAGTTCGGCGGTTTGATCAGCGGCGTCGACGTTCATGGTGCTGGGTGGCCGCTTGTCGATCGACGCCAGCCAGAGCGCCGCCGGCGCAACGAATGCACTGCGTACGGCCATCTATCTCCCCATCTCGTTGGCATCCAGCACAGTGGTCCACCGGGCACCGGGCACCGGGCACCGGCCACCGGTGCCGCCCACCGCTCTAGAGATCCTCGCTGTGCGTACGAACTCCTCGCCGAGATCGACAGGTAGATCCGGCGACACACCGGCCCCTGCCCGACGCTCTGCTCCCTCCGCGTGGTACGGCTCTGGCGGTGACTCGGCAGCCTGAGCCGATGGCGCTGGCGGTGCGGCTGCGGGTGCGGGTGCGGGTGCGCGATTCGTAGAGAGGCGAGCCCTTCCAACCGGGGGCGTACTGCTGGATCGCCTAGCGGGCCGGGCAGTAGCCGCTCCGTAGGCAGAACGGGCCCTCGAGCCATCCAGCGGTACGAGGTTAAGCGGTTCAATCCGCCACGTGTGACGTCATCGCCCGACCGGAACGGCGGCGTGGCCCTCGAGAGAAGCTCGAACAAACTTGCTAGTTGTCCTACGTCTGTTGACTGACGACTGGTTGCTGGTTACCTTCTGCCTACCGATCGGCGTAATTCGGCATCACGCAAGGTCCACCTCACCCCTGAATGGCAGGCAAGTGACCGTGGCGCTAATCCCCTGGAGGGGCGATGACCGGAAGCTCACGGAAAGTTACTTTGGGTAGCTTCATCGGCACGACCATCGAATGGTACGACTTCTTCCTCTATGGGACGGCGAGCGCGCTGATCTTCAGCAAGCTGTTCTTCCCGTCGTACGACCCACTCGTGGGCACGCTGTTGTCGTTCGCGACTTTTGGCGTCGCCTTCCTGGCGCGGCCGCTGGGCGGGATCATCTTCGGGCATTTCGGCGATCGGCTCGGTCGCAAACCCATGTTGGTCATCACGCTGATGATGATGGGGGTGGCGACCGGCGCGATCGGTCTGCTTCCGACCTACGAGACCATCGGTGTCGCCGCGCCGATCTTGCTCGTGCTGCTTCGCGTCGTGCAGGGGCTGTCCGTCGGTGGGGAGTACGGCGGGGCGGTCCTGATGACGGTCGAGCACGCTCCTCCGAATCGCCGGGGGTTGTACGGAAGCTGGGTGCAGTCGGGCTCGCCCGCCGGGCTCATCATCTCCAACGCGGTCTTCCTCGTGATCACCTCGCAGGTCTCCCAGGAGCAGCTCCTCGCCTGGGCGTGGCGTATTCCGTTCTTGGCCAGCTTCATTCTGGTTGTCGTTGGTATCGTCATCCGCCTCTCGCTGGAGGAGAGCCCAGCGTTCGAGCGGGTGGCGAAGGCGCAGGTGGAATCGGCGCCGCTCGTGAGTGTCCTGCGGAACCACAAGAAGCAGGTCCTGCTCACCGCCGGCGCCTACGTATCGACCGGCGTAGCCGTCTACCTGGCGGCGGTGTTCAGTCTCAGCTATGGCACCACGAAGGTGGGCTTCAGCTTCAGCGAGATGCTGCTGGTGGTCCTGCTCGGGCAGATTCTGGCGTTCGTTCTTATGCCGACGTTCGCCCATATCTCCGACCGCGTCGGCCACAAGCGGGTCTTCATGATCGGAATCGTGGGGATGGGCCTCATGGCCTTCCCGTGGCTGTGGTTGTTCGGCACTGGCGACTTCCTGCTCGCCCTGCTGGGGTTCGTCCTGCTATTCATTCCGTACAGTGCCACCTACGGGACGATGGCGGCCCTGTTCGCAAGCGTGTATGAGACGCGGGTCGGGTACTCCGGCCTCTCGCTCGGCTACCAGCTCGGCACGGTGGTGGGT
Coding sequences within it:
- a CDS encoding LuxR C-terminal-related transcriptional regulator, which encodes MADIGSAERGVLRVCRSGLDVTELQRQVLAALRRAMTIDAAFFATADPETLLFTGAHSEDPLIAMAPMFLDNELSGHDVNTFPELVRAPGHVRSLDTATQSAWGQSARYRDIMRPVGLGDELRAALVVGGHCWGYLCLHREDGALGFTAAEADLVRRLAPRIAHALRQAVLLHRPVPDAERRPGVVVIDEQMELVASTPEADALLPLIGHGSTRLPLPVGVYSVAAALATADRPPSLRVRAATGGWLSLHASKLSSPTETRVAVVIEPAEPQSTLGVLLAAYGLTARELDIARHVLRGDSTRAIANTLHISAHTVQDHLKSVFDKVGVRSRRDLVGRLLAGG
- a CDS encoding MFS transporter, whose protein sequence is MTGSSRKVTLGSFIGTTIEWYDFFLYGTASALIFSKLFFPSYDPLVGTLLSFATFGVAFLARPLGGIIFGHFGDRLGRKPMLVITLMMMGVATGAIGLLPTYETIGVAAPILLVLLRVVQGLSVGGEYGGAVLMTVEHAPPNRRGLYGSWVQSGSPAGLIISNAVFLVITSQVSQEQLLAWAWRIPFLASFILVVVGIVIRLSLEESPAFERVAKAQVESAPLVSVLRNHKKQVLLTAGAYVSTGVAVYLAAVFSLSYGTTKVGFSFSEMLLVVLLGQILAFVLMPTFAHISDRVGHKRVFMIGIVGMGLMAFPWLWLFGTGDFLLALLGFVLLFIPYSATYGTMAALFASVYETRVGYSGLSLGYQLGTVVGSALAPITATALVASTGTIASVGWYMVATAVLSFVATIWLTSAVAAPIRDAGSVGTEMVN
- a CDS encoding LysR family transcriptional regulator produces the protein MLDVRRMQVLRAVVTSGSVTAAAANLGYTPSAVSQQVAALEKQAGIALLERVGRGVQPTAAGLLLTKHADTISRFVAEAETELADLQAGRTGRLTIRYFATAGASLVAPALATFRRERPGVQVDLKLADPEDPLPEVMRGRADLAIVVRPPHGFAEGVRLVHLLDDPYRVVLPRGHRLAGKPVVELADLGDEPWVGSELPIGPCFEVVSQACAAAGFSPSFVVQSEDHATAQGFVAAGVGISLIPRLGLQSPHPDVLIREIRRPEPIRAIHAVLREAAPAQSIVRSFVETLRQTAGDHQRDQGTAGQG
- a CDS encoding homogentisate 1,2-dioxygenase, which gives rise to MIIRHAKGTTSKQGRTGWPEGTYEDEHGRDGFAGEASMLYRVHPPTRWARIEGNLKPRAMDTLAVEPTDMADPGGVPTRILYNDDVHVYVSRRRAPMSYYMRNADGDEIYFVHDGAGTVESDYGPLTYETGDYVVIPKGTNYRIVPETPDNFFLIIESRKGPTGFPERGMLGQHVPFDFALLQGPDPQPILDEGSEYEVRIKRADEWTSVFYDFCPLDAVGWTGNLCPFKLNVRDLRAPYSERTHLPPSTYATFQCPGFWVVTFQPKPFETAPDAERVPAYHRNVDYDEVVFTHSGRLMSRAEDQGAATLTLHPAGIHHGPNPRAFEGAKKADRMDAFLVNIDAEKPLRWTEAFTRAEDPNYWATFSDQLMPVTP
- a CDS encoding helix-turn-helix domain-containing protein — its product is MRRHRPPRFPVRPRRAHCRSARCGGVPSRPSSGAGGSGHRLRPMAGPPDVDPSSATPSGRPSADKRSVLQSVERAVAVLQALATQPDPRSIVDLAASLGVDRTIVRRILRTLEAEEFVEPAPGAAT
- a CDS encoding ester cyclase; amino-acid sequence: MTTDQLTRNKHLVESFIQELFTKGDLTAVDRYVAPDFVNHDPPFPGAPEGVEGFRQAGQIMRAAVPDWRSEADHYIAEGDLVVEYFHAWGTRTGELFGAPPDGKVLRLRGIHIFRIANDKIVERWGCLDFMAFNEQLTGS
- a CDS encoding IclR family transcriptional regulator domain-containing protein, translated to MIGPRALVFGNAYRERLSLRSAALPYMSDFVRALGERQLMVSIAAVVHRELLLVDQVWNPGMSLDLVFDVGSRFPVGESASGRALLAYMSREEIADTVGAEQGRKLEPRLIAIRAAGGVDFQRRPDQQGHCAIAAVIFPRYGRPRSTLVLSGLGLEDELCPDSPSARQVRRYADRIGDLI